The proteins below come from a single Arthrobacter crystallopoietes genomic window:
- a CDS encoding glycosyltransferase family 2 protein — MNKPLLSVIVPAKDQAPFIRDSMTSLMRQFDDPSVMEIIVIDDGSTDGTGELAAAFTSQLPGLKILRNETAHGVATARNHGLDEATGRYITFLDPDDWYAPGHLPRITTEIEQLGVDFLRVDHIRHTNGIRTIHKAPQARRGVRLNPRDDIAPYNLSTMVDYPFPPFGIFDGGLKDAGLLHFLDGRQTAEDRPWVWRLHLKAESYAVSTQLGAFYRRGVSSSLTQVFDRRQLDFLPCFQEVFRLVAEDPEPERFWPKAARQFLAIACHQLKRAEQMDKHYLGELHTGIRATLDTLPEHVSEESLALLDHKRRQLIKPALRSAA, encoded by the coding sequence ATGAACAAGCCATTACTGAGTGTCATCGTTCCTGCGAAAGATCAGGCCCCTTTCATCCGCGATTCGATGACCAGCCTGATGCGCCAGTTCGATGACCCCTCGGTAATGGAGATCATCGTGATCGACGATGGTTCCACCGACGGGACCGGGGAGTTGGCAGCGGCCTTCACCAGCCAGCTCCCCGGCCTGAAGATCCTCCGGAACGAGACCGCCCACGGCGTGGCCACCGCCCGGAACCATGGCCTGGACGAGGCAACCGGCCGCTACATCACCTTCCTGGATCCGGATGACTGGTACGCCCCCGGCCACCTGCCCAGGATCACCACGGAGATCGAGCAGCTGGGCGTGGACTTCCTCCGGGTCGACCACATCCGCCACACCAACGGGATCCGCACCATCCACAAGGCTCCGCAGGCCCGCCGTGGGGTCCGGCTGAACCCGCGCGACGATATTGCCCCGTACAACCTCTCCACGATGGTGGACTACCCCTTCCCGCCCTTCGGGATTTTCGACGGCGGACTCAAGGACGCGGGCCTGCTCCACTTCCTCGACGGCCGGCAAACCGCCGAAGACCGCCCTTGGGTCTGGCGGCTGCATCTGAAGGCCGAGTCCTATGCCGTGAGCACCCAGCTGGGCGCCTTCTACCGCCGCGGCGTGTCCAGTTCGCTGACCCAGGTCTTCGACCGCCGCCAGCTGGACTTCCTGCCGTGCTTCCAGGAGGTCTTCCGCCTCGTCGCCGAAGACCCGGAGCCGGAGCGCTTCTGGCCCAAGGCGGCCCGCCAGTTCCTGGCCATCGCCTGCCACCAGCTCAAACGCGCCGAACAGATGGACAAGCACTATCTGGGCGAGCTGCACACCGGCATCCGGGCTACGCTGGACACGCTGCCGGAACATGTGTCCGAGGAGAGCTTGGCGCTGCTCGACCACAAGCGCCGCCAGCTGATCAAACCTGCACTTCGGAGCGCCGCATGA
- a CDS encoding polysialyltransferase family glycosyltransferase produces the protein MKELFVVSTLYQCISLAAAIDSGRLPERGAERILVLTNSALIPEVSVPFHESAGFTEAAARFDRTVDLSELLWPRRPGQFNPRGEELDIWERLLRGKWELGDGPLHLYVESIQVNPAVALCRIFASATISVHSDGLMSYGPTRNPLPRDLAQRLDSLLYVDLVPGLIPQLLREHNPQLVPIDAAALRRGMAELAEALPEETEGPAALAGTPEANADDGEPAAGGTALILGQYLSELGILFTEEEIELHRDMLQKATDRGIRHCIFKPHPSAGPGAVTSIQAAAVELGLDLKVMTSTSPAEVVMQRLRPELVVSCFSTALMTAKYLFNIDAAAVGTEILLERLTPYQNSNRIPVTIIDALLEQGYTAPAEQVPGENTAPLQQLVEAVSYCMQAETLEVARDSAVSFLHQAQHTSDMRYFKRRRLTKLGLPGALPGRQVLLPLGRVRRVGRRAAKRVLTVLGK, from the coding sequence ATGAAAGAGCTTTTTGTCGTCTCAACGCTGTACCAGTGCATTTCGCTGGCAGCGGCCATCGATAGCGGCCGCCTCCCGGAGCGCGGCGCCGAACGTATCCTCGTCCTGACCAACAGCGCCCTGATACCGGAAGTTTCCGTTCCGTTCCACGAGTCCGCGGGCTTTACCGAAGCGGCTGCCCGCTTCGACCGGACGGTGGATCTGAGCGAGCTGCTCTGGCCGCGACGGCCCGGCCAGTTCAACCCGCGCGGCGAGGAACTCGATATCTGGGAGCGCCTGCTCCGCGGGAAGTGGGAGCTCGGCGACGGCCCGCTGCACCTGTATGTGGAGTCCATCCAGGTCAATCCCGCCGTCGCGCTGTGCCGGATTTTTGCCAGCGCCACGATTTCCGTCCACTCCGACGGCCTGATGAGCTACGGCCCCACCCGGAATCCGCTGCCGCGGGACCTGGCCCAGCGGCTGGACTCGCTGCTGTACGTGGATCTGGTGCCCGGCCTGATCCCCCAGCTGCTGCGCGAGCACAACCCGCAGCTGGTTCCGATCGACGCCGCCGCCTTGCGCCGCGGCATGGCAGAACTCGCCGAAGCACTGCCCGAGGAAACCGAGGGACCGGCCGCACTGGCAGGAACCCCGGAAGCCAACGCGGACGACGGCGAACCCGCTGCCGGCGGCACTGCCCTGATCCTGGGCCAGTACCTCTCCGAGCTCGGCATCCTCTTCACCGAAGAGGAAATCGAGCTGCACCGCGACATGCTGCAGAAGGCAACGGACCGCGGCATCCGGCACTGCATTTTCAAACCCCACCCGAGCGCAGGCCCGGGCGCGGTGACCTCCATCCAGGCCGCCGCCGTCGAACTCGGCCTGGACCTGAAGGTCATGACCTCCACCAGCCCGGCGGAAGTGGTCATGCAGCGGCTGCGGCCCGAGCTCGTGGTCAGCTGCTTTTCCACCGCGCTGATGACGGCCAAGTACCTCTTTAACATCGACGCCGCAGCCGTGGGAACCGAGATCCTGCTGGAACGGCTCACGCCATACCAGAACAGCAACCGCATCCCGGTGACCATCATCGATGCGCTCCTCGAGCAGGGCTACACCGCCCCGGCCGAGCAGGTGCCGGGCGAGAACACCGCGCCGCTGCAGCAGCTGGTGGAAGCCGTGTCCTACTGCATGCAGGCCGAGACCCTGGAAGTCGCCCGCGACAGCGCGGTTTCCTTCCTGCACCAGGCCCAGCACACGTCCGACATGCGTTACTTCAAACGCCGCCGGCTCACCAAGCTGGGCCTGCCCGGCGCCCTGCCCGGACGCCAGGTCCTGCTGCCGCTGGGCCGGGTCCGCCGCGTGGGACGGCGGGCCGCCAAGCGTGTCCTGACCGTACTGGGCAAATGA
- a CDS encoding DUF6716 putative glycosyltransferase codes for MSGIEPGGMAYTAAGAVPGQPRRVRHKIVAVADSDSYLKFACATLDALGPEWDREVLLVRSPIAPTREQTTAAVAGTFCAGITTPVIPASGLRAALADADVVLAATTGPVAEEVYLHASRLTPRPALVSGLPGVAFPATEKALRFRSLGDAFITHSHAECRAFSDLADQLGLEQRVLVSRLPFLKSPARPEPVEVPLTQVVFAPQAKVPVLKDERVAILQALAALSRRSGYRVRVKLRAWAGEPQTHLEQYPFDTLWGELVASRAVAGHELEFCTGSMAEQLVPGTAMVTVSSTAALEAIDAGLPVLILSDFGVNEDMLNRVFVGSGLLGTLADLKAGHFFHPEATWLRDNYFHRQTVPLADLLATFAGRARAGKLTVDADRLAAAKKRRWRLRIRTALPMPALKLIRKLRNVQSEQTMGNTARSSGQQPA; via the coding sequence ATGAGCGGCATCGAGCCCGGCGGCATGGCCTACACCGCGGCTGGCGCCGTGCCCGGGCAGCCGCGACGGGTCCGGCACAAAATCGTGGCCGTGGCAGACAGCGATTCCTACCTGAAATTCGCCTGCGCCACGCTCGATGCCCTCGGCCCGGAATGGGACCGCGAGGTCCTGCTGGTCCGCTCCCCCATCGCGCCGACGCGGGAGCAAACCACCGCGGCAGTGGCCGGCACCTTCTGCGCCGGAATTACGACGCCGGTGATTCCCGCCTCAGGCTTGCGCGCCGCCTTGGCGGATGCCGACGTCGTACTTGCTGCAACCACCGGTCCCGTGGCCGAAGAGGTTTACCTGCACGCCAGCCGGCTCACCCCGCGGCCGGCCCTGGTGTCGGGCCTGCCCGGCGTGGCGTTCCCCGCCACCGAAAAGGCGCTGCGGTTCCGCTCGCTGGGCGACGCGTTCATCACCCACAGCCATGCCGAATGCCGCGCGTTCAGTGACCTGGCCGATCAGCTCGGCCTCGAACAGCGCGTCCTGGTATCCCGGCTCCCCTTCCTAAAATCGCCCGCGCGGCCGGAACCGGTGGAAGTACCCCTGACCCAGGTGGTCTTCGCTCCGCAAGCAAAAGTCCCCGTCCTGAAGGACGAGCGCGTCGCCATCCTGCAGGCGCTTGCGGCACTGTCGCGCCGCAGCGGCTACCGCGTCCGGGTGAAGCTGCGGGCCTGGGCCGGCGAACCGCAAACGCATCTGGAGCAGTACCCGTTCGATACGCTGTGGGGCGAACTGGTCGCCTCCCGTGCCGTGGCCGGCCACGAACTGGAATTCTGCACCGGCTCCATGGCCGAACAGCTGGTGCCCGGCACCGCCATGGTCACCGTCAGTTCCACGGCCGCCCTGGAAGCGATCGACGCCGGACTGCCGGTGCTGATCCTGTCCGATTTCGGCGTCAATGAAGACATGCTGAACCGGGTGTTCGTCGGCTCCGGGCTGCTGGGCACGCTGGCTGATCTGAAGGCCGGGCACTTCTTCCATCCGGAGGCCACCTGGCTGCGGGACAACTACTTCCACCGCCAGACCGTTCCGTTGGCGGACCTGCTGGCGACCTTCGCCGGCCGTGCCCGCGCGGGGAAACTGACCGTGGACGCGGACCGGCTCGCCGCCGCCAAAAAACGCCGCTGGCGGCTGCGGATCCGTACCGCGCTCCCGATGCCGGCGCTCAAACTGATCCGCAAACTGCGCAACGTCCAGTCGGAACAGACTATGGGAAACACTGCCCGGAGCTCGGGCCAACAGCCCGCCTGA
- a CDS encoding catalase, with amino-acid sequence MAEKSTPESTTAANDVPIPGVPAVEPPAVEERTEPQSPLPPKPDQDAPETVSPTGTPTGAQKAANSQSGAYLTTAQGARLYDTDHSLKAGPRGPSLLQDHHLREKIMHFDHERIPERVVHARGAGAHGVFVANGAAAGVTKAGFLAAGVETPVFTRFSTVVGSRGSADAVRDTRGFATKFYTDEGTFDLVGNNIPVFFIQDGIKFPDIVHAAKPHPDREIPQAQSAHDTFWDFVSLHTEAQAHVMWQMSDRGIPRSFRTMEGFGVHTFRLQNAAGETTLVKFHWKPKQGIHSLVWEEAQMINGADPDFHRRDLADAIEAGAFPEWELGIQTFPDTPDEMFEGIDLLDPTKIVPEELAPVQTIGTLTLNANPTNFFAETEQVAFHPGHLVPGIDVTNDPLLQARLFSYLDTQLSRLGGPNFAQIPINRPHAPVNDMFRDGMHQTAVHGGVAPYRPNSLDGGCPFLAGEDMSAYIEVPQELPASMKLRGSPASFEDHFSQARLFFRSLTPVEQDHVIQGYTFELGKCYEENVRIRQLQALANIDGELCAKVAEGLGLPAPASTSMPEDDVQPSPALSQLGKSWPLAGRVVGIIADDNSDQEALATARKAIQAAGMVPLIIAPKGGKLSGGLTVQRTYLTTRSVEFDAILVAGSAAPGADAAAGRDAKAGDPTGHPEVDPRVSMMLAEAYRHAKAIGGWDHVAHALAAAGIPEDAPGVVIGDGPAVLEGIAELLAKHRVWERFPVSA; translated from the coding sequence ATGGCTGAGAAGAGCACGCCCGAAAGCACTACGGCCGCCAACGACGTGCCCATTCCCGGAGTTCCCGCGGTGGAGCCGCCGGCAGTGGAAGAACGGACCGAGCCGCAGAGTCCGTTGCCGCCGAAGCCTGACCAAGACGCGCCGGAAACGGTGTCCCCGACCGGAACGCCGACGGGAGCGCAGAAGGCCGCCAACAGCCAGAGCGGCGCCTATCTGACCACAGCCCAGGGTGCCCGGCTGTACGATACGGACCATTCCCTGAAGGCCGGACCGCGCGGACCCAGCCTGCTGCAGGACCACCACCTGCGCGAAAAGATCATGCACTTTGACCACGAGCGGATTCCGGAGCGGGTGGTCCACGCCCGTGGTGCCGGGGCGCATGGCGTCTTCGTAGCCAACGGCGCGGCCGCCGGGGTGACCAAGGCCGGCTTCCTGGCCGCCGGCGTCGAGACGCCGGTCTTCACCCGGTTCTCCACGGTGGTCGGCTCCCGTGGTTCAGCGGACGCGGTGCGCGATACCCGCGGGTTCGCCACCAAGTTCTACACGGATGAGGGCACCTTTGACCTGGTGGGCAACAATATCCCGGTCTTCTTCATTCAGGACGGCATCAAGTTTCCGGACATCGTCCACGCGGCCAAGCCGCATCCGGACCGCGAGATCCCGCAGGCGCAAAGCGCGCACGACACATTCTGGGATTTCGTCTCGCTGCACACCGAAGCCCAAGCCCACGTCATGTGGCAGATGTCTGACCGGGGCATCCCGCGTTCCTTCCGGACCATGGAGGGCTTCGGGGTCCACACCTTCCGGCTGCAGAACGCGGCGGGCGAGACCACCCTGGTGAAGTTCCACTGGAAGCCGAAGCAGGGCATCCATTCGCTGGTGTGGGAAGAAGCGCAAATGATCAACGGTGCGGATCCGGACTTCCACCGGCGCGACCTCGCTGATGCCATTGAGGCCGGCGCCTTCCCGGAGTGGGAGCTGGGCATCCAGACCTTCCCGGACACTCCGGACGAGATGTTCGAGGGCATCGATCTGCTGGATCCAACCAAAATTGTGCCCGAGGAGCTGGCCCCGGTGCAGACCATCGGCACACTGACCCTGAACGCCAACCCCACCAACTTCTTCGCCGAAACCGAGCAGGTTGCCTTCCACCCGGGCCACCTGGTTCCAGGCATCGACGTCACTAATGACCCGCTGCTGCAGGCGAGGTTGTTCTCCTACCTGGACACCCAGCTCAGCCGGCTCGGCGGGCCGAACTTCGCTCAGATCCCGATCAACCGCCCGCATGCTCCGGTGAATGACATGTTCCGCGACGGCATGCACCAGACCGCGGTGCACGGCGGGGTGGCCCCCTACCGGCCGAATTCGCTCGACGGCGGCTGCCCGTTCCTGGCCGGCGAGGACATGAGCGCCTACATCGAGGTGCCGCAGGAACTGCCGGCGTCGATGAAACTCCGCGGATCTCCGGCGTCGTTCGAGGACCACTTCAGCCAGGCCCGGCTGTTCTTCAGGTCCCTGACCCCGGTGGAGCAGGACCATGTCATCCAGGGCTACACCTTCGAACTGGGCAAATGCTACGAGGAGAACGTCCGGATCCGCCAGTTGCAGGCACTGGCAAATATCGACGGCGAACTCTGCGCCAAGGTGGCCGAGGGCCTGGGACTGCCGGCGCCCGCGTCTACCAGCATGCCGGAAGACGATGTGCAGCCGAGCCCCGCGCTGTCCCAGCTGGGCAAGTCCTGGCCGCTAGCCGGACGGGTAGTGGGCATTATTGCCGACGACAACAGCGACCAGGAAGCATTGGCAACGGCCCGCAAGGCTATTCAAGCCGCCGGCATGGTCCCGCTGATCATCGCGCCCAAGGGCGGCAAGCTGTCCGGGGGACTGACCGTGCAGCGGACCTACCTGACGACACGTTCGGTGGAGTTCGACGCCATCCTCGTGGCTGGTTCAGCGGCGCCCGGGGCGGATGCGGCCGCCGGACGGGATGCGAAGGCGGGCGATCCGACGGGCCATCCCGAGGTGGATCCACGGGTCAGCATGATGCTGGCCGAGGCATACCGCCATGCTAAGGCGATCGGCGGCTGGGACCACGTTGCCCACGCCCTTGCCGCAGCCGGCATACCCGAGGACGCACCCGGCGTCGTTATTGGGGATGGTCCCGCGGTGCTGGAAGGCATTGCCGAACTGCTCGCGAAGCACCGGGTCTGGGAGCGCTTCCCGGTCTCCGCTTAA
- a CDS encoding DNA topoisomerase IB has protein sequence MTLQQEKPARKPRLRRINCNGPGITRRRYGKGYSYRAADGSKITDAETVERINQLAIPPAWRNVWISPVPNGHIQATGIDDAGRRQYIYHPRWRELKDREKFDRALDFGDALPKARPAITRILRSEGPSEQRAYAAAFRLIEDAGLRIGNEEYAQTNGSFGVTTIQIRHLRVRGSVIELDFPAKSGQQWTGNIEDPDLAEALRPLLKNRGPDEQVLGYFDDDGEFTPISSAGLNDFIREQCGEDFTAKDFRTWQGTVAAAIALAAHPPEHSSPTARKKAVAAAMRDVAEHLGNTATIARKSYVDPRIIDRFMNGETIDANTYRAAERSLRELVT, from the coding sequence GTGACGCTTCAGCAGGAGAAACCTGCCCGCAAGCCCCGGCTGCGGCGCATCAACTGCAACGGCCCGGGGATCACCCGCCGCCGTTACGGCAAAGGCTACAGCTACCGGGCCGCGGACGGCAGCAAGATCACGGACGCGGAAACGGTGGAGCGGATCAACCAGCTCGCCATCCCGCCCGCTTGGCGCAATGTCTGGATCAGCCCGGTCCCCAACGGCCACATCCAGGCAACAGGAATTGACGACGCCGGCCGGCGGCAATACATCTACCATCCCCGCTGGCGCGAACTGAAGGACCGCGAGAAGTTCGACCGCGCCCTGGACTTCGGCGACGCCCTGCCCAAGGCGCGCCCCGCCATTACCAGAATCCTGCGCTCGGAAGGACCCTCGGAACAGCGCGCCTACGCTGCCGCCTTCCGCCTGATCGAGGATGCGGGGCTGCGGATCGGCAACGAGGAGTATGCGCAGACCAACGGTTCCTTCGGCGTCACCACTATCCAGATCCGGCATTTGCGGGTCCGCGGCTCAGTTATCGAACTGGATTTTCCCGCCAAGAGCGGACAGCAGTGGACTGGCAACATCGAGGATCCGGACCTGGCCGAGGCACTCAGACCCCTGCTCAAAAACCGCGGACCGGACGAGCAGGTCTTGGGCTACTTCGACGACGACGGCGAATTCACGCCCATTAGCAGCGCGGGCCTGAACGACTTCATCCGCGAACAATGCGGGGAGGACTTCACCGCCAAGGACTTCCGGACCTGGCAGGGCACCGTGGCTGCTGCCATTGCGCTGGCAGCCCACCCGCCGGAACACAGCAGCCCCACCGCCCGGAAGAAAGCTGTGGCCGCTGCCATGCGCGACGTCGCCGAGCACCTGGGCAACACCGCCACCATCGCGCGCAAGTCCTACGTGGATCCGCGCATCATCGACAGGTTCATGAACGGAGAAACGATCGACGCCAACACCTACCGTGCCGCTGAACGGTCCCTGCGCGAACTGGTTACCTGA
- a CDS encoding DUF1622 domain-containing protein has product MEFQQIMETAGKAVDAAGVVAIVLGAAVSTGLAAADWLRGQRNTVYETYRRRLGRSILLGLELLVAADIIRTVAVTPTFQSVGVLAIIVLIRTFLSFSLELEITGRWPWQKRSPEDLDRSEGQTASPRKS; this is encoded by the coding sequence ATGGAATTCCAGCAGATAATGGAGACCGCAGGCAAGGCGGTGGACGCCGCGGGCGTGGTGGCCATCGTGCTGGGTGCGGCGGTTTCCACGGGTTTGGCAGCGGCCGACTGGCTCCGCGGCCAGCGAAACACGGTCTATGAAACCTACCGGCGCCGTTTGGGACGCTCGATCCTGCTGGGCCTCGAACTGCTGGTGGCGGCAGACATCATCCGAACCGTAGCCGTCACTCCCACCTTCCAATCCGTCGGCGTCCTCGCCATTATCGTCCTGATCCGGACCTTCCTCAGTTTCTCCCTCGAACTGGAGATCACGGGGCGCTGGCCCTGGCAGAAGCGGTCCCCCGAAGATCTGGACCGTTCGGAGGGGCAGACCGCTTCGCCCCGTAAGTCCTAA
- a CDS encoding DUF6766 family protein produces the protein MKHNPFITNGLSIGFGLLFLFSLVGQAFSGLAYYNEQQVASQLDEIGLLQYVTSSSFVVDVAENWQSEYLQFTLLILLAVWLVQKGSPESKEIDKRGRQSDKEQLVGQFAKPNSPKWAKAGGWRTAVFSNSLGLVMGAIFVGSWLVQSVAGFSAFAESQLANLQDPGTWSEYLGSPEFWNRTLQNWQSEFLAVWSMVILAVYLRQRGSPESKAVGMPHDKTGASN, from the coding sequence ATGAAGCACAACCCCTTTATCACTAACGGACTGAGCATAGGCTTCGGTCTGCTCTTCCTGTTTTCGCTGGTTGGGCAGGCGTTCTCCGGGCTCGCCTACTACAACGAGCAGCAGGTGGCATCGCAGCTGGACGAGATCGGCCTCCTGCAATACGTCACGTCCTCCAGTTTTGTGGTTGACGTCGCGGAGAACTGGCAGTCCGAGTATCTGCAGTTCACGCTGCTCATCCTGCTGGCGGTCTGGCTGGTGCAGAAGGGCTCACCCGAATCGAAGGAGATCGACAAGCGCGGCAGACAGTCCGACAAGGAACAACTCGTGGGCCAGTTCGCCAAGCCAAATTCCCCCAAGTGGGCGAAGGCCGGCGGCTGGCGGACCGCGGTGTTCTCCAACTCGCTGGGCCTGGTAATGGGTGCTATTTTCGTTGGGTCCTGGCTGGTCCAGTCCGTTGCCGGCTTCAGCGCCTTCGCCGAGAGCCAGCTGGCAAACCTTCAGGATCCGGGCACGTGGAGCGAGTATTTGGGCTCGCCCGAATTCTGGAACCGCACCCTGCAGAACTGGCAGTCCGAGTTCCTGGCGGTATGGTCTATGGTGATCCTCGCGGTCTATCTGCGCCAGCGCGGTTCGCCGGAGTCCAAGGCCGTGGGCATGCCGCATGACAAAACCGGAGCGAGTAACTGA
- a CDS encoding inositol-3-phosphate synthase, whose translation MAENPIRVAIVGVGNCAASLVQGVQYYRDADPDSTIPGLMHVQFGKYHVNDVEFVAAFDVDSKKVGLDLADAIGASENNTIKIADVPATGVTVQRGHTLDGLGKYYRETIVESDDEAVDIVAELRAAKVDVLVCYLPVGSEAAAKFYAQCAIDAGVAFVNALPVFIAGTKEWADKFTAAGVPIVGDDIKSQIGATITHRVMAKLFEDRGVTLDRTYQLNVGGNMDFKNMLERDRLESKKISKTQAVTSNVEAELHADDVHIGPSDYVAWLDDRKWAFVRLEGRNFGDAPVSLEYKLEVWDSPNSAGVIIDAVRAAKIALDRGVGGPILSASSYFMKSPPEQYNDDIARDKVEAFIRGDVER comes from the coding sequence GTGGCAGAGAACCCCATCAGGGTAGCGATCGTTGGCGTTGGTAACTGTGCGGCCTCGCTGGTGCAGGGCGTGCAGTACTACCGGGACGCGGATCCGGATTCGACCATTCCCGGCCTGATGCATGTGCAGTTCGGCAAGTACCACGTGAACGACGTCGAGTTCGTTGCCGCGTTCGATGTGGACAGCAAGAAGGTCGGGCTGGACTTGGCCGACGCCATCGGCGCGAGCGAGAACAACACGATCAAGATCGCCGATGTCCCGGCCACGGGCGTGACGGTCCAGCGCGGCCACACCCTGGACGGCCTGGGCAAGTACTACCGCGAAACCATCGTCGAATCCGACGACGAGGCCGTCGACATCGTGGCGGAGCTGCGCGCGGCGAAGGTCGATGTGCTGGTCTGCTACCTGCCGGTCGGTTCCGAGGCCGCGGCGAAGTTCTACGCCCAGTGCGCGATCGACGCCGGCGTGGCGTTCGTCAACGCCCTGCCGGTGTTCATCGCGGGGACCAAGGAATGGGCGGATAAGTTCACCGCCGCCGGTGTCCCGATTGTCGGCGATGACATCAAGAGCCAGATCGGCGCGACCATCACGCACCGGGTCATGGCGAAGCTGTTCGAGGACCGCGGCGTGACCCTGGACCGCACGTACCAGCTGAACGTCGGCGGGAACATGGACTTCAAGAACATGCTCGAGCGGGACCGGCTGGAGTCGAAGAAGATCTCCAAGACCCAGGCCGTGACCTCCAACGTCGAGGCGGAGCTGCACGCCGACGATGTGCACATCGGCCCGTCCGACTACGTGGCCTGGCTCGATGACCGCAAGTGGGCCTTCGTCCGGCTCGAGGGACGCAACTTCGGCGACGCCCCGGTGTCGCTGGAGTACAAGCTCGAGGTCTGGGACTCCCCGAACTCCGCCGGCGTGATCATCGACGCCGTGCGCGCGGCGAAGATCGCCCTGGACCGCGGGGTCGGCGGCCCGATCCTGTCGGCGTCGAGCTACTTCATGAAGTCCCCGCCCGAGCAGTACAACGACGACATCGCCCGCGACAAGGTCGAAGCCTTCATCCGCGGCGACGTCGAACGCTAA